From the genome of Candidatus Dormiibacterota bacterium, one region includes:
- a CDS encoding AAA family ATPase, with the protein MTRASELRAALHDSLGRVIVGQTQVLDGLLLGLLTGGHILLEGVPGTAKTLMARALAEATDARFRRVQFTPDLLPSDIVGTSVYRADRGTFEFREGPIFTDTLLADEINRAPAKTQAALLEAMEERQVTADGTRMPLGDRFLVIATQNPVEFEGTYPLPEAQLDRFFLKLEVPIPGAEAEAELLRRVDAGFSPLDLGAAGLRAVVTAEALGAARADTAAVRVNDVIISYITQLCAATRSSPDLLLGSSPRGAIALLQGGKALAAIAGRDYVIPEDVKDLCVPVLRHRLVRRPEAELAGVTEVAAVERSVARVPVPR; encoded by the coding sequence GTGACCCGTGCCTCCGAGCTCCGCGCCGCCCTGCACGACAGCCTCGGCCGGGTGATCGTGGGACAGACGCAGGTGCTCGACGGGCTGCTGCTCGGCCTGCTCACCGGCGGCCACATCCTGCTCGAGGGGGTGCCCGGCACCGCCAAGACGCTGATGGCCCGGGCCCTCGCCGAGGCCACCGACGCGCGCTTCCGCCGGGTGCAGTTCACCCCCGACCTGCTCCCCTCCGACATCGTCGGCACCAGCGTGTACCGCGCCGACCGCGGCACCTTCGAGTTCCGCGAGGGGCCGATCTTCACCGACACGCTGCTCGCCGACGAGATCAACCGCGCCCCCGCCAAGACCCAGGCGGCGCTGCTCGAGGCGATGGAGGAGCGGCAGGTCACCGCCGACGGCACCCGCATGCCTTTGGGCGACCGCTTCCTGGTGATCGCCACCCAGAACCCGGTGGAGTTCGAGGGCACCTACCCGCTCCCCGAGGCTCAGCTCGACCGCTTCTTCCTCAAGCTCGAGGTGCCCATCCCCGGCGCCGAGGCCGAGGCCGAGCTGCTCCGCCGCGTCGACGCCGGCTTCAGCCCCCTCGACCTCGGCGCCGCCGGCCTCCGCGCCGTGGTGACCGCCGAGGCGCTGGGCGCCGCCCGCGCCGACACCGCCGCGGTTCGTGTCAACGATGTCATCATCTCGTACATCACCCAGCTGTGCGCGGCGACGCGGAGCTCGCCCGATCTGCTGCTGGGCAGCAGCCCCCGCGGCGCCATCGCCCTGCTCCAGGGCGGCAAGGCACTGGCGGCGATCGCGGGCCGCGACTACGTCATCCCCGAGGACGTCAAGGACCTCTGCGTGCCGGTGCTGCGCCACCGCCTGGTGCGCCGTCCCGAGGCCGAGCTCGCCGGGGTCACCGAGGTGGCCGCGGTGGAGCGGTCGGTGGCCAGGGTGCCGGTGCCGCGATGA
- a CDS encoding DUF58 domain-containing protein, giving the protein MTARGVALLLAPLPLLAVSAAVAPLRWVALALLAAAAVAIAVDGRRAPSRARLRAVRELDEPLSVGRANPVRLRIEVEGGGRHRAAVRDEHPPDMRASVEVSRLWIPGDAGYALTPPVRGRRDFGRTVVRVEGPWGLGWRQSALGEPAPVRIDPDLSAVRSYEALARRGQLAEMGVRSLRRPGEGTEFERVRDAVPDDPLRTINWRATARSGRLMATELIPERAQPVIVCLDHGRLMGVGAGELTKLDLAINAALLLVHVALRTGDRAGLLAFDDRVTVALAPRAGRGQLRAVLDAVQPLRAGLIEADYDEALGYLSRWQRRRALLAIFTDVLDPDQGAALLRQCARLRRHHLPLVITVRDPALDDAARMRPRQAEDAYARAVAGGLLADREASLQILRRSGVDTLDADARTLSPRLVNRYLELKRRARL; this is encoded by the coding sequence ATGACCGCCAGGGGGGTGGCGCTGCTGCTCGCCCCGCTGCCGCTGCTGGCGGTCTCGGCGGCGGTGGCGCCGCTGCGCTGGGTGGCGCTGGCGCTGCTCGCGGCCGCCGCCGTCGCGATCGCGGTCGACGGCCGGCGGGCACCGTCGCGAGCCCGGCTGCGCGCGGTGCGCGAGCTCGACGAGCCGCTCTCGGTGGGGCGGGCCAACCCGGTCCGGCTGCGCATCGAGGTCGAGGGCGGCGGCCGCCACCGCGCCGCGGTGCGCGACGAGCACCCGCCCGACATGCGCGCCTCGGTCGAGGTGAGCCGGCTCTGGATCCCCGGCGACGCCGGCTACGCGCTCACCCCGCCGGTGCGCGGCCGGCGCGACTTCGGCCGCACCGTGGTGCGGGTCGAGGGGCCCTGGGGGCTGGGGTGGCGCCAGTCGGCGCTGGGCGAGCCCGCGCCGGTGCGGATCGACCCCGACCTCAGCGCGGTGCGCAGCTACGAGGCGCTGGCGCGGCGCGGCCAGCTCGCCGAGATGGGGGTGCGCAGCCTGCGCCGGCCCGGCGAGGGCACCGAGTTCGAGCGGGTGCGCGACGCCGTGCCCGACGATCCGCTGCGCACCATCAACTGGCGGGCGACCGCCCGCAGCGGCCGGCTGATGGCCACCGAGCTGATCCCCGAGCGCGCCCAGCCGGTGATCGTGTGCCTCGACCACGGCCGGCTGATGGGCGTGGGTGCCGGTGAGCTCACCAAGCTCGACCTCGCCATCAACGCCGCCCTGCTGCTGGTGCACGTCGCCCTGCGCACCGGCGACCGCGCCGGCCTGCTCGCCTTCGACGACCGGGTCACGGTGGCGCTGGCCCCGCGCGCCGGCCGCGGCCAGCTGCGGGCGGTGCTCGACGCGGTGCAGCCGCTGCGCGCGGGGCTCATCGAGGCCGACTACGACGAGGCCCTCGGCTACCTCAGCCGCTGGCAGCGGCGGCGGGCGCTGCTGGCGATCTTCACCGACGTCCTCGATCCCGACCAGGGTGCGGCGCTGCTCCGCCAGTGCGCCCGGCTGCGCCGCCACCATCTGCCGCTGGTGATCACCGTGCGCGACCCCGCCCTCGACGACGCCGCCCGGATGCGCCCCCGGCAGGCGGAGGACGCCTACGCGAGGGCGGTCGCCGGCGGCCTGCTCGCCGACCGCGAGGCCTCGCTGCAGATCCTCCGCCGCAGCGGCGTCGACACCCTCGACGCCGACGCCCGCACCCTGAGCCCCCGGCTGGTCAACCGCTACCTGGAGCTGAAGCGCCGGGCGCGGCTGTAG
- a CDS encoding RDD family protein, producing MTTSDMPPEDPAAASAPPPSPPGTLSPDGRWVWNGQQWQPAPPPPPPGSPPQGYGYPPAQAPYPGYGAPPPGYGMPPPGYPGAGYPGYPVRAIGPAPGVAYATFLQRVGAAILDGIIFVVLTIIFLIVIGVSAGSEGTPSNNAGVAIGVIGLILTFLAACVYQIVLPAQGGTYGMRALHLRVARADNGANIGLPLAFGRWAVMVAISFVPFGSFLDVLWMLWDERRQTLHDKAVNTFVVTPVG from the coding sequence GTGACCACCTCCGACATGCCCCCCGAGGACCCGGCCGCCGCGAGCGCGCCGCCGCCGAGCCCGCCCGGCACCCTCTCCCCCGACGGCCGCTGGGTCTGGAACGGGCAGCAGTGGCAGCCCGCTCCGCCGCCGCCGCCCCCCGGCTCTCCACCCCAGGGGTACGGGTACCCGCCGGCCCAGGCGCCGTATCCCGGCTACGGCGCGCCGCCGCCGGGATACGGCATGCCGCCGCCCGGATACCCCGGCGCCGGCTATCCCGGGTACCCGGTCCGGGCGATCGGCCCGGCTCCCGGGGTCGCCTACGCGACCTTTCTGCAAAGGGTCGGCGCCGCGATCCTCGACGGGATCATCTTCGTCGTCCTCACCATCATCTTCCTCATCGTCATCGGCGTCTCCGCCGGGTCGGAGGGCACTCCGAGCAACAACGCCGGCGTCGCGATCGGCGTCATCGGCCTCATCCTCACCTTCCTCGCAGCGTGCGTGTACCAGATCGTGCTGCCGGCGCAGGGTGGCACCTACGGGATGCGAGCCCTGCACCTGCGCGTGGCCCGCGCCGACAACGGCGCCAACATCGGCCTGCCGCTCGCCTTCGGCCGCTGGGCGGTGATGGTGGCGATCAGCTTCGTGCCCTTCGGCAGCTTCCTCGACGTGCTCTGGATGCTCTGGGACGAGCGCAGGCAGACGCTCCACGACAAGGCGGTCAACACCTTCGTGGTGACCCCGGTCGGCTGA
- a CDS encoding RDD family protein: protein MGTPPDEPIPAPASEPEAVAPSAAGTISPDGRWVWDGTRWQPAGPAGTVPGYPGAGYGPVIGPAPGLAYAGFWIRLVAYLIDSAIIFAVLFVLSLVMGGFLKTDPTTGVQQVNGAVQAIAILGGIAYIVGFWGTRSATPGQMALGMRIVRADNGAPIDLSRAVIRYVGYVISVIPFGLGLIWAGFDPRKQGWHDKLAGTYVVRPVAQ from the coding sequence ATGGGGACCCCGCCCGACGAGCCGATCCCCGCACCGGCGAGCGAGCCGGAGGCGGTGGCGCCGAGCGCGGCGGGCACGATCTCACCCGACGGACGCTGGGTCTGGGACGGCACCCGGTGGCAGCCGGCCGGGCCCGCGGGGACGGTCCCCGGATATCCCGGCGCCGGCTACGGACCGGTCATCGGGCCCGCCCCCGGCCTCGCCTACGCCGGCTTCTGGATCCGCCTCGTCGCCTACCTCATCGACTCGGCGATCATCTTCGCGGTGCTGTTCGTGCTCTCCCTGGTCATGGGCGGCTTCCTCAAGACCGACCCGACCACCGGGGTGCAGCAGGTCAACGGCGCCGTGCAGGCGATCGCCATCCTCGGCGGCATCGCCTACATCGTGGGTTTCTGGGGCACCCGCAGCGCCACCCCCGGGCAGATGGCCCTGGGCATGCGCATCGTCCGCGCCGACAACGGGGCACCGATCGACCTCAGCAGGGCGGTGATCCGCTACGTCGGCTACGTCATCTCCGTCATCCCCTTCGGCCTCGGCCTGATCTGGGCCGGCTTCGACCCGCGCAAGCAGGGATGGCACGACAAGCTCGCCGGCACCTACGTGGTCCGGCCGGTGGCGCAGTGA
- a CDS encoding 4-hydroxy-3-methylbut-2-enyl diphosphate reductase — translation MEVVRITPRGYCHGVVEAIRMAKKVGVQSGGEPVSMLGYLVHNEHVTRELEDHGVRLVDSDDRVAGLEQIESGTVIFTAHGVSPAVVESARARGLNVVDATCSDVTRTHDLVRRLLGEGREIVYIGKRGHPEPEGVVGIDAERIRLVERIEEVDDLDVPEGTRLAVTCQTTLSMWDTRAIIDRLVERFPEIEVHNEICLATQERQEAAVRAAADLDCVVVVGSQRSSNSRRLVQVVEERAGRRAILVDTAADLDPAWFRGVRRVGVTAGASTPTQITRAVIAALEALPDQQNELAQPAGDAARS, via the coding sequence ATGGAGGTGGTCCGGATCACCCCGCGCGGGTATTGCCACGGCGTCGTCGAGGCGATCCGCATGGCCAAGAAGGTGGGCGTCCAGAGCGGCGGCGAGCCGGTCTCGATGCTCGGCTACCTGGTCCACAACGAGCATGTCACCCGCGAGCTCGAGGACCATGGCGTCCGCCTGGTCGACTCCGACGACCGGGTCGCCGGCCTCGAGCAGATCGAGTCGGGCACGGTGATCTTCACCGCCCACGGGGTCTCGCCGGCGGTGGTCGAGAGCGCGCGGGCGCGCGGGCTGAACGTCGTCGACGCGACCTGCAGCGACGTGACCCGCACCCACGACCTGGTCCGCCGCCTGCTCGGCGAGGGCCGCGAGATCGTCTACATCGGCAAGCGCGGCCACCCCGAGCCGGAGGGCGTGGTCGGCATCGACGCCGAGCGCATCCGCCTGGTGGAGCGCATCGAGGAGGTCGACGACCTCGACGTCCCCGAGGGCACCCGGCTGGCGGTCACCTGCCAGACCACCCTGTCGATGTGGGACACCCGGGCGATCATCGACCGCCTGGTCGAGCGCTTCCCCGAGATCGAGGTGCACAACGAGATCTGCCTCGCCACCCAGGAGCGCCAGGAGGCCGCGGTGCGCGCCGCCGCCGACCTCGACTGCGTGGTCGTGGTGGGCAGCCAGCGGAGCAGCAACAGCCGGCGGTTGGTCCAGGTGGTCGAGGAGCGGGCCGGCCGCCGCGCGATCCTCGTCGACACCGCCGCCGACCTCGACCCCGCCTGGTTCCGGGGTGTCCGCCGCGTGGGGGTCACCGCCGGGGCATCGACGCCGACCCAGATCACCCGGGCGGTGATCGCCGCGCTCGAGGCCCTGCCCGACCAGCAGAACGAGCTCGCCCAGCCGGCCGGGGACGCCGCCCGGAGCTGA
- a CDS encoding stage II sporulation protein M — translation MTAEQFAARRQAGWAELERHLAQARRGALRSVPADALQRFGVLYRHAASDLAIARRDFPTEPVTEYLNGLCGRAHPLLYRGQPLRPSALPAFYATGLPRAVRQAGRYVAASLALSLVGVLAGWLAVRLRPDIAATLIPDSLFDRMARGEAHGVGNAPVAATFIIQNNIRVVLLAFAGGLLLGIPTALSLLANGWMLGTLGAAVHRDGVDERFWALIVPHGVIELSVIVLAGATGLMLGDAILRPGLLRRTDALAAVALNAVALAVGAASLLVIAGLLEGFVSPSDLPIGVKYAIGATTAVLLYSWLLLAGRTRSPAPRLRLDA, via the coding sequence GTGACCGCCGAGCAGTTCGCCGCCCGCCGCCAGGCGGGCTGGGCCGAGCTCGAGCGCCACCTCGCCCAGGCCCGCCGGGGGGCGCTGCGCTCGGTGCCCGCCGACGCCCTGCAGCGCTTCGGGGTGCTCTACCGGCACGCCGCCAGCGACCTGGCGATCGCCCGCCGCGACTTCCCCACCGAGCCGGTCACGGAGTACCTCAACGGCCTCTGCGGCCGCGCCCACCCGCTCCTCTACCGGGGCCAGCCGCTGCGCCCCTCGGCGCTGCCCGCCTTCTACGCCACCGGCCTGCCCCGCGCCGTCCGGCAGGCCGGCCGGTACGTCGCCGCCAGCCTCGCCCTGAGCCTGGTCGGGGTGCTCGCCGGCTGGCTCGCGGTGCGGCTCCGTCCCGACATCGCCGCCACCCTCATCCCCGACTCGCTCTTCGACCGGATGGCCCGCGGCGAGGCCCACGGCGTCGGCAACGCCCCGGTCGCCGCCACCTTCATCATCCAGAACAACATCCGGGTCGTCCTGCTCGCCTTCGCCGGCGGCCTGCTGCTCGGCATCCCCACCGCGCTCTCGCTGCTCGCCAACGGCTGGATGCTCGGCACCCTCGGCGCCGCGGTGCACCGGGACGGTGTCGACGAGCGCTTCTGGGCGCTGATCGTCCCCCACGGGGTGATCGAGCTCAGCGTCATCGTGCTCGCCGGCGCCACCGGGCTGATGCTCGGAGACGCCATCCTCCGGCCCGGGCTGCTGCGCCGCACCGACGCGCTCGCGGCGGTGGCGCTGAACGCCGTGGCGCTCGCCGTCGGCGCCGCCTCGCTGCTGGTGATCGCCGGCCTGCTGGAGGGCTTCGTCTCCCCCAGCGACCTGCCGATCGGGGTCAAGTACGCGATCGGAGCCACCACCGCGGTGCTTCTCTACTCCTGGCTGCTGCTCGCCGGCCGGACGCGGTCGCCGGCGCCGCGCCTCCGCCTCGACGCCTGA
- a CDS encoding RDD family protein → MLPDLHEIRTADNVGIGYDAAGIGSRFLAFALDALILGAVVFAALVVAVVVSPDGVVGTVALALFLLIPMLVAVGYFTLAETLTAGRTPGKRALGLRVIRIDGGAPGLREALVRNIVRLVDVALGIGLVVMFVDRRSRRLGDLAAGTVVVRERRATLPAAPVLPPPMLRTPDAGPVIDGVDRLGGAEWTALRTFLARQGMDPEQRARLAAVMAERLCERLGLGPAAPERQWPPELLLERLYLQLLPRMAPSPPAPGMPV, encoded by the coding sequence GTGCTGCCCGACCTCCACGAGATCCGCACCGCCGACAACGTCGGCATCGGCTACGACGCCGCCGGGATCGGCAGCCGCTTCCTCGCCTTCGCCCTCGACGCCCTGATCCTCGGCGCGGTGGTGTTCGCCGCCCTGGTGGTGGCGGTGGTGGTCTCCCCCGACGGCGTGGTGGGCACCGTCGCCCTGGCGCTGTTCCTGCTCATCCCCATGCTGGTCGCGGTCGGCTACTTCACCCTCGCCGAGACGCTCACCGCCGGTCGCACCCCGGGGAAGCGCGCCCTCGGCCTGCGCGTCATCCGCATCGACGGCGGCGCCCCGGGTTTGCGCGAGGCGCTGGTGCGCAACATCGTGCGCCTCGTCGACGTCGCCCTCGGGATCGGCCTGGTGGTGATGTTCGTCGACCGCCGCTCCCGCCGCCTCGGCGACCTCGCCGCCGGCACCGTGGTGGTCCGCGAGCGCCGCGCCACCCTTCCGGCCGCCCCGGTGCTGCCGCCGCCGATGCTGCGCACCCCCGACGCCGGGCCGGTGATCGACGGGGTCGACCGCCTCGGCGGCGCCGAGTGGACCGCGCTGCGCACCTTCCTCGCCCGCCAGGGGATGGATCCCGAGCAGCGCGCCCGGCTCGCCGCGGTGATGGCCGAGCGGCTCTGCGAGCGCCTCGGGCTCGGCCCGGCGGCGCCGGAGCGGCAGTGGCCGCCGGAGCTGCTGCTCGAGCGCCTCTACCTGCAGCTGCTCCCGCGGATGGCCCCCTCCCCGCCGGCCCCGGGGATGCCGGTGTGA
- a CDS encoding biotin/lipoyl-binding carrier protein: protein MTEVKAELVGNLWKIVTEVGQQVEEDDTLMILESMKMEIPITTPVTGTIREILVKEGDVVQEGQTVAIVE, encoded by the coding sequence ATGACCGAGGTCAAGGCGGAGCTGGTCGGCAACCTGTGGAAGATCGTCACCGAGGTCGGCCAGCAGGTCGAGGAGGACGACACGCTGATGATCCTCGAGTCGATGAAGATGGAGATCCCGATCACGACGCCGGTGACCGGCACGATCCGGGAGATCCTGGTCAAGGAGGGCGACGTGGTCCAGGAGGGGCAGACCGTCGCCATCGTCGAGTAG
- a CDS encoding enoyl-CoA hydratase-related protein, which produces MELSTVLYETLDGVATVTLNRPERRNALNTTLLGELLTALGAARDDPEVRVVILTGAGDKAFCAGADLGGIAAGAGPIELHEERRRFVEVFTLVTRMGKPVIGCINGHALAGGFGLALSCDMLVAADTATFGTPEINVGLWPMMIMAIIGRNLPPKRAMELYMTGERIDAQTALSWGLVNRVVPGAEVRGVTWELARGLTEKSPLLMRLGRDAYFAIADLDFESALNVLHSQLTVLTLSEDAAEGTRAFLEKRPPRFRGR; this is translated from the coding sequence GTGGAGCTGAGCACCGTCCTCTACGAGACCCTCGACGGCGTCGCCACCGTCACCCTCAACCGTCCCGAGCGCCGCAACGCGCTGAACACCACCCTGCTCGGCGAGCTGCTCACCGCGCTCGGCGCGGCGCGGGACGACCCCGAGGTGCGGGTGGTGATCCTCACCGGCGCCGGCGACAAGGCCTTCTGCGCGGGGGCCGATCTCGGCGGCATCGCCGCCGGCGCCGGGCCGATCGAGCTCCACGAGGAGCGGCGCCGCTTCGTCGAGGTCTTCACCCTGGTCACCCGGATGGGCAAGCCGGTGATCGGCTGCATCAACGGGCACGCGCTCGCCGGGGGCTTCGGGCTGGCGCTGAGCTGCGACATGCTGGTGGCCGCCGACACCGCCACCTTCGGCACCCCGGAGATCAACGTCGGCCTCTGGCCGATGATGATCATGGCCATCATCGGCAGGAACCTCCCGCCCAAGCGCGCCATGGAGCTCTACATGACCGGCGAGCGCATCGACGCGCAGACCGCGCTGAGCTGGGGGCTGGTCAACCGCGTCGTCCCCGGTGCGGAGGTGCGCGGGGTGACCTGGGAGCTGGCCCGCGGCCTCACCGAGAAGAGCCCGCTGCTGATGCGCCTGGGACGCGACGCGTACTTCGCCATCGCCGACCTCGACTTCGAGAGCGCCCTCAACGTCCTCCACTCGCAGCTGACCGTGCTCACCCTCAGCGAGGACGCCGCCGAGGGCACCCGGGCGTTCCTGGAGAAGCGCCCGCCCCGGTTCAGGGGGAGGTAG
- a CDS encoding biotin carboxylase N-terminal domain-containing protein yields the protein MALRRVLIANRGEIARRVIRACHDEGLEAVAVHSEVDAAAPFVGEADQAVSIGPGPAPRSYLDVAALLEAARRTGADAVHPGYGFLSENAGFAAAVAAAGLTWVGPPPEVIAAMGDKVAARMAMRAAGVPVVPGTDDALGPDEDAAAAAGAVGFPLMVKARAGGGGIGMQRVDDPAALEAAVATARQRATAAFGDGGVFLERFVDGPRHVEMQVLADAHGNAVHLGERECSVQRRHQKVIEESPSCALDAGLRERMAEAALRAAAAIGYRNAGTVEFLVDAAGDFHFLEMNTRLQVEHPVTEMRTGIDIVRLQLRIAAGEPLGLTQEQVRFDGHAIEMRIYAEDPYRMFPSPGTITAWREPSGPGVRVDSGVVEGSVVSHLYDPLLAKLIVHAPTREAAIDLALGAVGGFGVEGVRTNLALHRHVLGSAPFRAGDYTTALLEVIGPVPRPVPAG from the coding sequence GTGGCGCTCCGCCGCGTGCTCATCGCCAACCGCGGCGAGATCGCCCGCCGGGTGATCCGCGCCTGCCACGACGAGGGCCTCGAGGCCGTCGCCGTCCACTCCGAGGTGGACGCCGCCGCCCCCTTCGTCGGCGAGGCCGACCAGGCGGTGTCGATCGGCCCCGGACCGGCTCCCCGGTCGTACCTGGACGTGGCGGCGCTGCTCGAGGCGGCGCGGCGGACCGGCGCCGACGCCGTCCACCCCGGCTACGGGTTCCTCTCCGAGAACGCCGGCTTCGCCGCCGCCGTCGCCGCCGCCGGGCTCACCTGGGTGGGACCTCCCCCGGAGGTGATCGCCGCGATGGGCGACAAGGTCGCCGCCCGCATGGCGATGCGCGCCGCCGGGGTGCCGGTGGTGCCGGGCACCGACGACGCCCTCGGCCCCGACGAGGACGCCGCCGCCGCCGCCGGGGCGGTCGGCTTCCCGCTGATGGTCAAGGCCCGCGCCGGCGGCGGCGGCATCGGGATGCAGCGGGTCGACGACCCCGCGGCGCTGGAGGCGGCGGTCGCCACCGCGCGCCAGCGCGCCACCGCGGCGTTCGGCGACGGCGGCGTCTTCCTCGAGCGCTTCGTCGACGGTCCCCGCCACGTCGAGATGCAGGTGCTCGCCGACGCCCACGGCAACGCCGTCCACCTCGGCGAGCGCGAGTGCAGCGTGCAGCGGCGCCACCAGAAGGTGATCGAGGAGAGCCCGTCGTGCGCCCTCGACGCCGGGCTGCGCGAACGGATGGCGGAGGCGGCGCTGCGGGCGGCGGCGGCGATCGGCTACCGCAACGCCGGCACCGTCGAGTTCCTCGTCGACGCCGCCGGCGACTTCCACTTCCTGGAGATGAACACCCGCCTCCAGGTCGAGCACCCGGTCACCGAGATGCGCACCGGCATCGACATCGTGCGGCTGCAGCTGCGGATCGCCGCCGGTGAGCCCCTGGGCCTCACCCAGGAGCAGGTGCGCTTCGACGGCCACGCCATCGAGATGCGGATCTACGCCGAGGACCCGTATCGCATGTTCCCCAGCCCGGGGACGATCACCGCCTGGCGCGAGCCCTCCGGCCCCGGCGTCCGGGTCGACAGCGGGGTGGTCGAGGGCAGCGTGGTCAGCCATCTCTACGACCCGCTGCTCGCCAAGCTGATCGTCCACGCCCCCACCCGGGAGGCGGCGATCGACCTGGCCCTCGGCGCCGTCGGCGGCTTCGGGGTGGAGGGCGTCAGGACCAACCTCGCCCTCCACCGCCACGTCCTCGGCTCGGCGCCGTTCCGCGCCGGCGACTACACCACCGCCCTGCTCGAGGTCATCGGCCCGGTGCCGCGCCCGGTGCCCGCGGGCTGA
- a CDS encoding nitroreductase family protein gives MSNPVFEAVRTMLAVREYQDREVPDEVLRRCVEAARLTASSMNRQPWHFILVRRPETLNQLGGLATTGRYIASAAAAVVVAVERESRFAVSDASRAIQSMTLTAWADGVGSNWVGFGGLDGVAALLGVPDTHDVLAIIPLGYPRNPVGRGVKNRRPPAEVVSAERFGTPLP, from the coding sequence ATGTCGAACCCGGTCTTCGAGGCGGTCCGGACCATGCTCGCGGTCCGGGAGTACCAGGATCGGGAGGTGCCCGACGAGGTCCTCCGCCGCTGCGTGGAGGCGGCCCGCCTCACCGCCAGCTCGATGAACCGCCAGCCCTGGCACTTCATCCTGGTGCGCCGGCCGGAGACGCTGAACCAGCTCGGCGGGCTCGCCACCACCGGCCGCTACATCGCCTCCGCGGCGGCCGCGGTGGTGGTCGCGGTCGAGCGGGAGAGCCGGTTCGCCGTCTCCGACGCCAGCCGCGCCATCCAGTCGATGACCCTCACCGCGTGGGCCGACGGGGTCGGCTCCAACTGGGTCGGGTTCGGCGGCCTCGACGGCGTCGCCGCGCTGCTGGGCGTGCCCGACACCCACGACGTGCTCGCGATCATCCCCCTCGGCTACCCGAGGAACCCCGTCGGCAGGGGGGTGAAGAACCGCCGCCCACCGGCCGAGGTGGTCTCCGCGGAGCGCTTCGGGACGCCGCTGCCGTAG
- a CDS encoding diacylglycerol kinase family protein — translation MRALLVVNPKATAATRRARDTLVDRLSGQVELTEVSTERRGHAVDLARTAADRAFDVVIAFGGDGTVNEVVNGLLADGPDAALPRLAVVPCGSANVFARALGLPNHPVAASEAMLGALHDGRARSVSMGVADERYFTFCAGMGFDATVVRIVEGRRARGSRATVSLYVRSALRHYATGAERRGPSIRLHPGDGSAPPPLFLAIVTNTSPWTYIGERAITPTPRAGFDSGLDVYGMTVFGPVPVFRSVLRLLARSDRVADERWSVSLHDQAEFALSAPEPVDFQLDGDYLGRRTEVRFRAVPDALRVAV, via the coding sequence ATGCGGGCCCTGCTGGTCGTCAATCCGAAAGCGACGGCAGCCACGCGGCGGGCTCGGGACACGCTGGTCGACCGGCTGTCCGGACAGGTCGAGCTCACCGAGGTGTCCACCGAGCGCCGGGGACACGCCGTCGACCTGGCCCGCACCGCGGCCGACCGGGCCTTCGACGTGGTGATCGCCTTCGGCGGCGACGGCACCGTGAACGAGGTGGTCAACGGCCTGCTCGCCGACGGGCCCGACGCGGCGCTGCCGCGCCTCGCGGTGGTGCCGTGCGGCTCGGCCAACGTGTTCGCCCGGGCGCTGGGCCTGCCCAACCATCCCGTCGCGGCGTCGGAGGCCATGCTCGGCGCGCTGCACGACGGCCGGGCGCGCTCGGTGTCGATGGGCGTCGCCGACGAGCGGTACTTCACCTTCTGCGCCGGCATGGGATTCGACGCCACGGTGGTGCGCATCGTCGAGGGCCGGCGGGCCCGGGGCAGCCGCGCGACCGTCTCGCTCTACGTGCGATCGGCGCTCCGTCACTACGCCACCGGCGCGGAGCGGCGCGGCCCGTCGATCCGGCTGCACCCGGGCGACGGCAGCGCGCCTCCGCCGCTGTTCCTGGCGATCGTGACCAACACCTCGCCGTGGACGTACATCGGCGAGCGCGCGATCACGCCCACCCCGCGGGCCGGCTTCGACAGCGGCCTCGACGTGTACGGCATGACCGTGTTCGGGCCGGTGCCCGTGTTCCGCAGCGTCCTCCGGCTCCTGGCCCGGTCGGACCGTGTCGCCGACGAACGCTGGTCGGTGTCGCTGCACGACCAGGCCGAGTTCGCGCTGAGCGCGCCCGAGCCCGTCGACTTCCAGCTCGACGGCGACTATCTCGGCCGGCGCACCGAGGTGCGTTTTCGCGCCGTCCCCGACGCGCTGCGGGTGGCGGTCTGA
- the ssb gene encoding single-stranded DNA-binding protein, giving the protein MVNRVILIGNLTRDAESIAARSPMTRMRLATNAVWRDADGNRQEAAEYHTVISFGRLAEICAAYCAKGRRIYVEGRLRTREYDGSDGLRKMTTEIVADIMHLLDRRDAAGEHEPDGEADRNGVAPVLASAG; this is encoded by the coding sequence ATGGTCAACCGAGTCATCCTCATCGGCAATCTCACCCGCGACGCCGAGAGCATCGCCGCCCGCTCACCGATGACCCGCATGCGCCTCGCCACCAACGCGGTGTGGCGCGACGCCGACGGCAACCGCCAGGAGGCCGCCGAGTACCACACCGTGATCAGCTTCGGCCGCCTCGCCGAGATCTGCGCCGCCTACTGCGCCAAGGGCCGCCGCATCTACGTCGAGGGCAGGCTGCGCACCCGGGAGTACGACGGCTCCGACGGCCTCCGCAAGATGACCACCGAGATCGTCGCCGACATCATGCATCTGCTCGACCGCCGCGACGCCGCCGGCGAGCATGAGCCCGACGGCGAGGCCGACCGCAACGGCGTGGCACCGGTGCTCGCCTCCGCGGGATGA